The segment gttggaTTCAACACCATTCTCGTCCTTGGCCTTTGGTTCTGACCATCCAGTTGTCACAGACTTCCACGCCATGGCATCAATCCCTCGAATGATAGATCACATATGTGACTTCCAAAGTCCATAGTTGGATCCATCCAACATCACCCTTGTGCTTGACACCAGCTCATGATAGTTCTCCATTTTTTTCCGCAGGATCTCACCTGTTATATAATCGAACGGGTgattgctctgataccacttgtaaatGCAAGAACTAACCCACAAAGTAAAGCACATAGTACACCAGAGAATATCTCTACAAAGATATATGTTATTACTAGTATTCTTTTAAAGTGAACTTACAAGTCTCTCTTTAAACAGAACTCGAACAAGATCAAGACCCTTCTTGACTTGCTCCCCTAGCTTCACACGTCCTAAGATCGAATATAAGATCTCTAGAACATCTACCCCTTAGCACTTAGTGTTATTCACTCGCTTACAAGCTTAGTGAACTCCACTCTTTGCTAAGAATACAATTCTCTCGACTACCCTAATCCACATGCCGATTATGACTATATATACAATACAACCAAGTCGGCTATCCACGCCTATCTACCCAATATTCACTATCAACCGAAATATGGTAAGTTCCCTAAAACCTCTCCAAAGTCTTTAAGAAACTTCCCATCGTGAGATCTCCCTTCTCCAAGATGAATCTCTTCAAGGTTGCTCCCCAAGATGTCTTCACGTTAACTTCGCCTTGGTCTGCAATCCATTTTTCAAGTCGTAATCTTCATCTTGACTTGTTCATCCGCACGTACACTTCTCTGTTGCAGACTCTGCTCCATTCGATATTGTACTTGCATTTGTATCAGAACGTCCATCTGATCTTTGCATCTGCATATGATACTAAAGATTTCCGGTGGGTTCATCCGGAACCTTCAACtgaaacatgaaaaaaaatacttttatggTGTCAAGAAAATTACTATCATCTTTACTTTTGTGGAGAAAATTTCACCACCATGCATTGTTTCCATGAAAGGAAATGCTTCTCAAAGCATTATCCGATCTATAGTTTCAGGTTAAACACCAGTCTGTCTTTTTACCTAGCAATTTGTATGGAATCAGAAGAGGCCACCTagatattttggtttttttggtAGGTTGTGGATTAGAAGTTAGACtaattttcagttatttgacTTTGTCGTGAATGTGAATATCTTTTTGAGGTATTTAGACTTTATTTTGAATTTGCTGTAATCttcatttgaaaaattattttgctTAGTTTTTACAGatgttttagtttattttgcTTATCAAAGAGGACGTAAAATTCCCTTTTTCCTTTGTAGTCACGAAGGTTAAACTGctagtgaaaaaaaaattcttcattAATCTGGATCCCATTAATCGTGTCTCTCTATGACATAAAATCTTGTGGATACTCTcattaaatacatatataaaaggTTAAATTcggaaaagaagaaaacaaaataatctctctctctctcacacttTCGATCTCAAAGATTTTCACCGACTAATCGGAGCCTGGATCCGGAGATCCACCGAGTAACACTTGTTGATACTGGATCTGTAGATGGCACTCTCCTGCATTTGATCTTCATCTTCTACGACTCTACCTCGTTCTGCAACCGATCGATCCTCTCACGAAAGCTTGAAGATCCGTCGATCAGCTTAGGTTTTAGGGGATTTTGATCTCAATTTCAAAATTCGATGGCTTCAAACCCTCACTCTCTTCTACTTGATGACCAATCGGACGACGAGGATTTCTTCGACAAGCTTGTTGACGACTCCTACTCTCCCAGCCAAGCTCAAGCTCAAGCTCAAGCTGCGTCTTCTTCTGCCAACGAGCTGAAATTTGGGAGTGACTCCGATGATGACGCCAAAGCGTTTGCGAATCTCTCTCTGGGTGATGGAGATGTGCAATTGAATGAATCAGCAAGCCCGGGGAACGATGTTGTTGCAAACGAGGGTCCTAGTAGTTCGATGCGGAAGGAAGAGACTTCATCGGTTCCTATGGAAGAAGCTGATGCGAATAAGTTAAGTGGTGATTTGGTGGTGAGATCGGAGGTGGAGGATAAGCCGTTATCTGAAGCAGTTAAAGATGGATCTGGGAGCCCTGGGGTTAAGGAGGTTGATTGGGGCTCTTTTTGTGCAGATTCATCTGTTAATGATGGCGGCGGGTTTGGttcttactctgacttcttcacCCAGTTGGATGGATCTTCTACAGGAAACTTACAGGGAAAGGCGGAGGTAGATGCGGGGAACTTAGAATCCAATGATACGAAGAACACAAGTTTTGGTTTTGATAGTTCAGCAGGTTTGGGGCAACAACATCAGGGTGAAGTGAGTCAAGATTCTACAAGTGAGCAGTACGTTGATAACAGTCAAGCTTGGGAAAATAGCTATCCTGGATGGAAATATGATGCTAGTACTGGCCAGTGGTATCAAGTTGATGGCCATGATGCAAGTGTGACTTCACAGGAGAGCTATATACACTCAGCGAGTAACTGGGAAAGCAGCGTCGCCTCTACTGATAACTCCAATGTTGCTTATCTGAGTCAGAGTACATCATCTGCAGTGGCTGGCACAGCGGAGAGTATGTCTACTTGGAACCAGGTTTCACAGGTGGCAAATGGATATCCAGAACACATGGTCTTTGACCCACAGTATCCGGGGTGGTACTATGACACAATTGCTCAAGAATGGCGCTCTCTGGACAGCTACAACCAGGCTTCTCAAACAACTGGAACTAGTCAAGCTTATGATCAGCAAGCTCAGAACGTCCAATCTCTTGGAGCTATGTCTCACAACTATACCGAGAGTAACATTTATAATGTTAATGGTAAAAGCCAGGCATTCAAAGCGCAAGACTCTGGTATACAGAACCAACAGGGAAGTTGGGACCAGTCTTACTATGCCAACAATCAGCCGCAGGTTACAAACACATGGCAATCAGAAAATGGAGGTAATAATGAGGCGTCTGTAACTTCTGTCTCGTTTTCACACTTCGGAGGAAACCAGCAAGTAAATAGTTTGTACAGTACGGAATCTGTGGCTGAACAGTTTAAGCCAAATGAGAATGGAGCTCAAAGCTTCATCCCTCAGCATATGAATATGGCTAGTGTCCCGCAGCATGGACCAATGAGTTTCTCAAACGATTTCTATAATAGACAGAAATCTGTAGATGATACTCAACAGTCATATCAAAGCAATCAGCTTTTCTCCCCAAGTGTAGGAAGATCACCTGATGGGCGTCCACCACATGCACTTGTGAGTTTTGGCTTTGGTGGGAAGCTCATTCTTATGAAGGATACTAACGCCTCTCTCCAGAATTCATCATTCGGAAGTCAGGTTAGTCATGAAGTTTCCCTTAGTTTTTTACACCCTCCGAAGTTTCTACAAACTATTGTAGGAGTATcactattttatatatgaaatatattattataaccTCAATAGTGAACTTCAGTTCTTGCTTtctaatctttttctttttgattcaaAGGGGGCTGGGGGAAGCTCTATATCCGTCCTAAACTTGGCGGAAGTTACTTCTGGGAATGCTTCTTTTTCAAGTCTTGGGGAAGACTCTTCGAGTTATTTTCGTTCTCTGCATCAACGATGTCTTCCAGGTCCCTTGGTTGGAGGAAATGTTGGAAATAAAGACCTAAATAAGTGGCTTGATGAGAGTATTTTACATTGTGAATCTTCTGACATGGACTTTTCAAGAGGGAAGCTTTTGAAAATGCTTATGTCTTTGCTCAGAATATCTTGTCAGTATTATGGGAAACTCCGGTCTCCTTTTGGGACTGATACAACGCAAAAGGTGAGCAGTTATGGAAATCTCTTGTCAGTACGCCTCTTAAGGAAACATCTATATGTGTTACAGTTTTCTCATCCTTGTAACTATGCTGCAAACAGGAAACAGATTCTGCTGAAGCAGCAGTCGCAAAACTTTTTGCATTTGCCAAGAAAGATGGTTTTCAAAATGGTGGCTATGCTCCATTAAGCCAATGCTTGCAGCATTTACCTCCTGAATCACAAATGCAAGTGAGTATTCAACATCTTAGGATATTTCTCTTTCACAGGGAAAAGGTTCTAAAATATAGttgattgttttttctttttgcttatTGACTCATTTGGAAGCATTTCCTAGGTAACTGCATCAGAGGTGCAGAATCTTCTGGCTTCTGGTAGGAAAATGGAGGCTCTGCAATGTGCACAAGAAGGCCATTTATGGGGACCAGCGCTTGTTATCGCGGCACAGCTTGGGGAGCAGTTCTATGCTGATACTGTGAAACAGATGGCCCTTCGCCAGCTGGTGCCTGGGTCACCTTTGCGAACATTGTGCTTGCTGGTTGCGGGGCAACCCGCTGAAGTGTTCTCCAATGGCAGCACAAGCGGTATCAGTGTTCCTGGTTCCGTAAGTGCGCCTCAACATCAAACCCAGGTAATACGGTAACATCTACTTTTTATCAGTCCAGAAGACAATGTGATAGATTAAAGAGTTAGAACAAGTTTAGAGATGAGATGCCAGAATTTGTATATGTTAAAATGGAAACCAAACCCTCTTGTTCCTCGGGTAAATCCGAAATAGCATACCGCCTACTGCTCTTCAAGAGCTTACTAAATACCCAAACCCCAAAATccagaaaaaggaaaaacagaATCATAACCCGTTAGCTCACTTCTCCTTTTCAAAGGACGTAGGACAGATATCTGAATGCTCGCTTGTGTTAGCGGGAAGTCTGCCCCCCTTTCTCTGACGAGATCGAATGCTTCCAAAGCAGGGAAAAGAAGGAGACATTGCTTTTGCTAATTCGAATTGAAGGGTGATGTCCTGCATGGGGAGTTCTCGCTAatagtctctttgtttctttgaAATGCAGTTTGGAAGTAGTAGCATGCTTGATAATTGGGAAGAGAATTTGGGTATAATAACTGCTAACAGAACCACAGATGATGAGCTTGTGATTACTCATCTTGGAGATTGCATGTGGAAAGAAAGGAGCGAGGTGATTCTCTgccattttgttttgtttaactcCTTTGAAGACTTTATCATGACATTTGAACTGCTATTATGGATCAGATAATTGCGGCGCATATTTGCTATTTAATTGCGGATAAGAACTTTGATCCATACTCAGATAGTGCCAGGCTCTGCCTTGTCGGAGCAGATCATTGGAAATATCCTAGAACCTATGCAAGTCCAGAGGCTATACAGGTAGTTTTTCGCTTTGGTTTTAGTTAGGCGGGATATTCTACATTTACCATATTATAAGTAGCCTGATAGTTCCTCAAtctattttgatattttcttaattttttgttGATCTTCACATGGGCAGAGAACAGAGT is part of the Brassica rapa cultivar Chiifu-401-42 chromosome A09, CAAS_Brap_v3.01, whole genome shotgun sequence genome and harbors:
- the LOC117125656 gene encoding protein transport protein SEC16A homolog isoform X2 → MASNPHSLLLDDQSDDEDFFDKLVDDSYSPSQAQAQAQAASSSANELKFGSDSDDDAKAFANLSLGDGDVQLNESASPGNDVVANEGPSSSMRKEETSSVPMEEADANKLSGDLVVRSEVEDKPLSEAVKDGSGSPGVKEVDWGSFCADSSVNDGGGFGSYSDFFTQLDGSSTGNLQGKAEVDAGNLESNDTKNTSFGFDSSAGLGQQHQGEVSQDSTSEQYVDNSQAWENSYPGWKYDASTGQWYQVDGHDASVTSQESYIHSASNWESSVASTDNSNVAYLSQSTSSAVAGTAESMSTWNQVSQVANGYPEHMVFDPQYPGWYYDTIAQEWRSLDSYNQASQTTGTSQAYDQQAQNVQSLGAMSHNYTESNIYNVNGKSQAFKAQDSGIQNQQGSWDQSYYANNQPQVTNTWQSENGGNNEASVTSVSFSHFGGNQQVNSLYSTESVAEQFKPNENGAQSFIPQHMNMASVPQHGPMSFSNDFYNRQKSVDDTQQSYQSNQLFSPSVGRSPDGRPPHALVSFGFGGKLILMKDTNASLQNSSFGSQGAGGSSISVLNLAEVTSGNASFSSLGEDSSSYFRSLHQRCLPGPLVGGNVGNKDLNKWLDESILHCESSDMDFSRGKLLKMLMSLLRISCQYYGKLRSPFGTDTTQKETDSAEAAVAKLFAFAKKDGFQNGGYAPLSQCLQHLPPESQMQVTASEVQNLLASGRKMEALQCAQEGHLWGPALVIAAQLGEQFYADTVKQMALRQLVPGSPLRTLCLLVAGQPAEVFSNGSTSGISVPGSVSAPQHQTQFGSSSMLDNWEENLGIITANRTTDDELVITHLGDCMWKERSEIIAAHICYLIADKNFDPYSDSARLCLVGADHWKYPRTYASPEAIQRTELYEYSKTLGNSQYILLPFQPYKIIYAHMLAEVGKLSVAQKYCQAVSKCLKTGRSTEVETWKQFVSSLEERIRFHQQGGYTVAPAKLVGKFLNFIDSTAHRVVGGVPPPAPHSTTGNLQANEYQHHQQQEAAKLPYSQSANTMQSLMSHASMEPIRELDGNSRTMAVHSRSVSEPDFGRTPIQPVSSKDKATDGVPQVKPTVNVTSSRFSSFGFGILKNTVRRVLPSRSSKEAKLGDENQFYYDEKLKRWVEKGVEPPAEEAALPPPPTVGTYRSNSLGYENKSEVKNEMSPPSGSLTGIPPISQGSNPFSARARPRGRYVDTYNPDRGNSQTMFQSALAKSAKPPIPAKANFFIPAAPASSSTSNDQVTTEMAAAETSQEYSAEEATAPPPPPSDSSFQSPTPSPITMQRFPSLDNIKRSGSGTSLNGDFPSSGSRRTASWSGSLNSSFTSPTGPSNLKPSPLNGSNSSLGEELQDVEL
- the LOC117125656 gene encoding protein transport protein SEC16A homolog isoform X1 produces the protein MASNPHSLLLDDQSDDEDFFDKLVDDSYSPSQAQAQAQAASSSANELKFGSDSDDDAKAFANLSLGDGDVQLNESASPGNDVVANEGPSSSMRKEETSSVPMEEADANKLSGDLVVRSEVEDKPLSEAVKDGSGSPGVKEVDWGSFCADSSVNDGGGFGSYSDFFTQLDGSSTGNLQGKAEVDAGNLESNDTKNTSFGFDSSAGLGQQHQGEVSQDSTSEQYVDNSQAWENSYPGWKYDASTGQWYQVDGHDASVTSQESYIHSASNWESSVASTDNSNVAYLSQSTSSAVAGTAESMSTWNQVSQVANGYPEHMVFDPQYPGWYYDTIAQEWRSLDSYNQASQTTGTSQAYDQQAQNVQSLGAMSHNYTESNIYNVNGKSQAFKAQDSGIQNQQGSWDQSYYANNQPQVTNTWQSENGGNNEASVTSVSFSHFGGNQQVNSLYSTESVAEQFKPNENGAQSFIPQHMNMASVPQHGPMSFSNDFYNRQKSVDDTQQSYQSNQLFSPSVGRSPDGRPPHALVSFGFGGKLILMKDTNASLQNSSFGSQGAGGSSISVLNLAEVTSGNASFSSLGEDSSSYFRSLHQRCLPGPLVGGNVGNKDLNKWLDESILHCESSDMDFSRGKLLKMLMSLLRISCQYYGKLRSPFGTDTTQKETDSAEAAVAKLFAFAKKDGFQNGGYAPLSQCLQHLPPESQMQVTASEVQNLLASGRKMEALQCAQEGHLWGPALVIAAQLGEQFYADTVKQMALRQLVPGSPLRTLCLLVAGQPAEVFSNGSTSGISVPGSVSAPQHQTQFGSSSMLDNWEENLGIITANRTTDDELVITHLGDCMWKERSEIIAAHICYLIADKNFDPYSDSARLCLVGADHWKYPRTYASPEAIQRTELYEYSKTLGNSQYILLPFQPYKIIYAHMLAEVGKLSVAQKYCQAVSKCLKTGRSTEVETWKQFVSSLEERIRFHQQGGYTVAPAKLVGKFLNFIDSTAHRVVGGVPPPAPHSTTGNLQANEYQHHQQQEAAKLPYSQSANTMQSLMSHASMEPIRELDGNSRTMAVHSRSVSEPDFGRTPIQDQPVSSKDKATDGVPQVKPTVNVTSSRFSSFGFGILKNTVRRVLPSRSSKEAKLGDENQFYYDEKLKRWVEKGVEPPAEEAALPPPPTVGTYRSNSLGYENKSEVKNEMSPPSGSLTGIPPISQGSNPFSARARPRGRYVDTYNPDRGNSQTMFQSALAKSAKPPIPAKANFFIPAAPASSSTSNDQVTTEMAAAETSQEYSAEEATAPPPPPSDSSFQSPTPSPITMQRFPSLDNIKRSGSGTSLNGDFPSSGSRRTASWSGSLNSSFTSPTGPSNLKPSPLNGSNSSLGEELQDVEL